DNA sequence from the Nicotiana tomentosiformis chromosome 3, ASM39032v3, whole genome shotgun sequence genome:
ATTATTTTGCTATGCTCAATTCATCCAAATATAGTTTGTATTCCCATGCAAATTTAAGTAAttgacaaaaaaagaaaaaagagcaaTCATAGTTTAAGAAAATATCTTCGGATTTAATCTAATATTTAATCTACCTATAAATAGAATTTATATATTTTGTCCGATTCAAATTTCACTTGTCCAATATTATGCCAATATTACGAAAAGAGAATGAGGACATAAAGGGCATACTATGTCAATTGGAAcaaagacataatatgaacaaagAGATACCAACATGCCAGCAACACTATTAGCTATAGCTATTTGTATAAGTTTTGAAAGCTTGAAAGGTTCAATCACCTTAGTGGTCTTCACACTTCAGTACTATGAGAAATATAAACTAATTATCGACTAAAGTTTGCACATCGAATAAGTAGAAGGGATAAAAGATTGATCCTGTTATTCTACATCATGATGAGATTCAAAATTATAGGAAAATCCGatatattaaataaaaatattaaaagagagAAGGATAAAGGCTTTATTTTATCATAACAGAGAGAGGAACCGGTGCATATAACTGAAGCTTGAAAGAATATCTGTAATTAAACATATAACACATAAAAGAAAAACTGGATTCAACTATATAAACTTTCATACCAATGAAAAGCTAACGGATGAATGAGAATATAGAGACAATCTGCAAGAAATCTTCTTCAACTTCAAAACTCATGGTTCCACTCTTACCAAAATCATAAATCCTGAAAATCTATATAAAATGGAAAAAAGCAAAAGTATTAATCCTCCAGTACCACCAGCTTTCAAGGATTACGGAGAGACATTAAGTAACACTAATTTCAGCTTAAActaaatgtaaaaaaaaaaaaaaaaagatatgttGCCTCCACAAAATAAtgcaaaaggaagaaaaaaaagtgGAAGAGAATTTTACCATATATACATTAGTGTTGTTGTTCTTCAGTATGTCCATATATAGCCCTTGAGGCCTTGATAAAGATGTAACCCAAACGATTGTAAGCAGAATAAAGCTATTGCAAGAGTAAGCCACTTCGGCTTGGTAAAGTTCCATTCCACTGCGCACCTCTCCTAATTGAACTTTGTCTACTGACATCACAAGTGTACTCCGAGTTCAAAGCCTACTTAGGAAAGTAAAAAGCACTCACTTTGTTTAGATAATTGATAGTGACTAATGGAGTATTCGTGCCATCCCACATAAGAAGCATCTGACTTATCTTTTTCAACTTCATATACATGAAGAATCTTGTATATGCAATTTTAATTTCCAATAGAAGCGTTAGTGAATTTGAATGTTGTGTCAATACCCAAGAACATGTGAACTTATTTTAAGAACACAAAATTACATTGCAGAAGCGTTTTCCTTTTCTGATCTTTCCTAAGGAAGGTAAATCAGTCAAATCTACGAAAAAATGAAGCATATCTTGAAACAACTACTACGACCACCTTAATAGTCTAATATCTATTGCACATTTGATTCATCAGATGAAGCAATGACACACAAACTGATCAACATAGAGCAAATAGCCAGTAAAAATCAAGATAAGCCTACAATACCAAGTTTCAGTCTCTATACTACCCTCAATGTAATTAAAAACAATAAAAAGAGAAACCAGAGGTGctaaattttgtaaaattgacaTCTTAGTTGAACATGAAACTACATACAAACTGAATTATTATATCAGTACTATTCACACTAAGTGTACTTTCAGCACAATTATAGAACCTATAAATGCTGCAAATACCAATTGCAAACACTATTCTCAGTTTTTCTTTTTGcactcttcttttttcttaataTAAATCTCACTCTCCAGACTAACAATGTGAAGGCCAAAAAGGAAAGGAAGAAGAAGCAAAGGAGAAAAAAGTTTCAAAGAATTCCCATGGTTGGTTAGCTTGCCGCTCCGATAACTGTAACAGTCTATTAAAGCAATTATTTTAATTACGTGAGGTGCAAACCTGAGCTGGATATTTTCTAGGACCATCTCCTGCGTTAATAATTGAAATATTTGTAGTGAAACTGCTCTTTAGCACCACCACAAGTGTCTCAAACAATAATATCAGAAAAACCTTTACCATTCAAATGATATCTGCAAAACAAACTTAGTTATAATAACCCACAATAGCTTGATTATGTTTCCTCAACCATACTACTATAACTCTCGTTATCCTCATCTTACATTAATTGAGAAATATTTAAGAGAAAACCAGAAATTTTCTTGGATGTTGGAAGTGAATGTAATCACAATACTGCAAAATAACtctcgttatcctcatctttacATTAATTGAGAAATATTTAAGAGAAAACCAAAAATTTTCTTGGATGCTGGAAGTGAATGTAATCACAATACTGCAAAATAACtctcgttatcctcatctttacATTAATTGAGAAATATTTAAGAGAACCAGAAATTTTCTTGGATGCTGGAAGTGAATGTAATCACAATACTGCACAATCCAAAAGAGTAACAAACAATATTCAATTCATGCGTTTCAATTATCATAAGTATATAACCAAGAAAATTTTAAAGAAACAAAATAAGAGGGGATTAGGGTTAGGTAGTGAAAAGAATTACCCATGTCGAACAGTAAGGGATTTGTAATCATCGGTGTGTATCCAAGCTTGAGATATGATTCATTGGAAATCAAGAACTGGTAGTTGCGGATTAAGAAGGTAATGGAAATAATAAAGCACCATTGAAATTGAATCCGCCTTGTTGTTTCATTTTTTGCTTTAAGTGCTCGCAATTGAAGCGGTGGAATAATTGCTCTGAAACGTGCTGGTTTGAAACGGTTTGGGGAATTTGCTCTGAAACGTGTTGGTTTGAAACGGCTCAGGAAATTGTGAATGCTCCGCCTTTTCGGGATGGATGAATcctaaaataaagaagaaaaagctCAAAAAATTGAGAAATTAGATAAATATCATTCCTGTTCAATGACGGATGCCACGTCAGTGGTCTAAAGCCCTGCTTTATAATTATATATAGATTGTTGAGGATGGACGAAAATAAATTTAGCTCTCAATTAAAGAAAATTGATTTAGTACTCAAGTATCTTTTCATCTACTTATAGTTAAAAAGGAATGAACACGACTATATATCAATCCACCATACATATCGAGATCCAGCTTTCTATCCACTTGTCTTTTAAGTTGAGGAATCTTTTTGAACAACGACAagattttaaatgaaaaataaagaaTGAAACTGATGGGAAACTTTGAACATAAATACTAATGAGAGCCTTGGAAAAAGTCAagattttaaaaggaaaaaaaaatggaCCCGAAAGGGAGACTTTGTTAAACAATTGAATTGGTAAATTTAATCATCACAACCTACTCGTCAATAAACTTGCTTACACGaaaaaatagataacaattgaatttatacacaACTCTAAGGATGCGtaatataatttgatacaaaccgGAAAAATGTATAAATATATATCAATGCTATAATTAGGTGCAAAAGAGATAAATACaaatcaaataaattaattagCCTTTGCCCTTGAATTCGGTCACCTTCCAAACAAGTAAGGATTCAACTGGTGTATGAATAGTGTAACAAGAAATTGAGAGCTGAAAGAAGGCAATGTATTGCTTCGTATTGTGTTCATATCGCTTACAAATGATCAAAAAACCCCTTTATATAGTACGGAAGTCCTATTCTTAATATAATTCTAAAATAGTAgggaatcccatgatagattaattaattggccttTTCTTGATATGTGTCGGAATTTCCGCCATGATTCGGGCCCCATTACGGATATTCTGGCTTTCTGTCTTTGGGCTCGATAAACCTTCCTCGGTCTCGCTCGATCTCTTTTaagctcggtctcgatcttggccgatctcaatCTTGATTTCGGCCGATCTCGATCTAGGCCAATCTCGATCGGCCTATGGGTCACGAACCTGGCAATCTAACCTCGCATCATAGTTCGATGTTATATGAGCCCGAACCTTGTCCGATTATGTTACAGTCTCGATCAGTCATACGAAGGGAAAATTATATTTTGACGGTATAAAAGACTGTAACCAAAAGAATTCAGATACGAgataataataaaagaagaagaagaagaagaagtcatATGATAAACATAGTACTATACTAATAAGTAGCAACTGGGTAATATGCCTCAGCAGTCAGCACTATTCCTTATTTTATGCTCCTCCTTGGTATCGATCATGTGCTAAGCTAATAGTTTAATGGCAATAAATGCTTATTAATTGTTTGCTTTCTATAAATTCCTTTCTTCTGATTTAAACTACTGCACCAATCATCAATAATACATCAGTCTTCACTTGAATCACATCCTTACTACCCCTTAATTTGAGCTCCTtttatttcttcatttctttGCTCGAAACCAACGAGTGACCATATACATCAACATCACTTCGTTATACCCTTCAATTTTACTACTTAaattttctcttcctttcttcttATAATCTTTTGCTTGAAAACCACCAATCACGAACATGGAATTATGGAATACCGCACCACCAGTAATTCTAGGATATGAGGACGAAGCGGAAACGCTCCTCAACCGACTTGTAGGAGGACCAAAAGAATTAGACATTGTACCTATAGTCGGAATGTCCGGATTGGGCAAGACGACTTTAGCTACAAAACTATATTCTCATGAAACTGTAATCCAGCATTACGATGTCCGTTCATGGTGCTGTATTACACAGGTATATGATCGGAAAGAGGTATTATTAAAGATTTGGAGAGGACTTGGTATGCTGAATACCGCAAAAAAAGAAAATGATCACACTGAATTAGCTGATGAGCTACGTAATTTTTTGAAAGGAAAGCGTTATCTCATTGTGGTAGATGATTTGTGGAGCGTTGATGCATGGGATGATTTACGGACAATTTTCCCCGACGATAACAAGGGAAGTAGGCTTGTTTTGATTACTAGGCTCGACGAAGTAGCTTGCTATGCCTCAACTAATCCTCACCATCTTCGAAATCTGACAGAAGACGAAAGTTGGGAGCTATTGAAGAAGATAGTATTTGAGGATCAAGAACGTTGTCCCGATGAGCTTGAAGTGATAGGAAATGAAATAGCAACAAGTTGTTCTGGATTACCACTTGCAATAGTTTTGATATCCGGACTTCTCACGAGGCGAGAAAAGGAAGAGgattattggaaagaaatcgctCTTAATTTGAGTACAAATCTTTTTCATGATGTGAAATGGTTAATGGAGGTAATCGAATTGAGCTACAACGATTTGCCTCATCATCTGAGACCATGTTTTTTGTACTTTGGAACATTTTCTGAGGATGCACAAATTCCAGTACATAAACTGATACAATCATGGATTTGCGAAGGATTTATACCATATAATGAGTTGAAGAGCATGGATCATGTTGCAACTGATTACTTGATGGATCTTGTTGGGAGAAACCTAGTAATGTTTGCAAAAACTAGTTACTACTTGCGTAGACCCCAACTCATTGGTGTTCATGATCTTTTACATCAATTTTGCATGGTAAAAGCTACAGAAGAAATCCATTTACGACGGTTTCGCGAGTAAGAAATACTATCTACTATTTCTGGTCCAATTTAAGTGAACTTATTTCTTTTTTAATCtgttcaaaaaagaatgacatcttAGAAAAGTTTTTATAGCTACACAAACACTCTGGTATGTTTAACACCATAAGTTTCCAAAGAATTATAGCTACACAAATATTATAGTTTGTTTTGAACTATAAGTTTTAAAAGTCTCAATCTTTATTAAACTCTAAGCCTAGTCAAATAGATTCATATAAGTTGGAACGGAGAAAATAGCTTTTTTGGGTTCTGTTTTAAAtcatatttttattattgttcttGTACATGCAGATCTCAAACGTATAATTATGATCATTATCCTCAATTTGCAACCGATATGCCTTCTCGACTTCTTGTTGATCACTCGGATGATTTTATTAAGTGTGAAGGTATTCATTCTTTGCGCTTCACTTACTATACTTGTTTAAACTCGACCAAGCTCTTTGAAGACTCCTTCGAAGCTTTCAAATTACTAACTGTATTGGACTTGGAGAAAGTCAATGTTGGCAATTCATTTCCATATAGAATTGTGTTCTTGATTTGTTTAAGGTACCTGGAGATAAGTGGCGATTTTGAGGAAATTCCATTAGATATAAGTTGTCTTGTCAATCTAGAGACAATGATTGTCCATTCAAATCCTATCGAGGTCTGCACTAAGTTACCAAACACCATATGGGATCTATTTAACTTGAGGCATTTGGAAGTTTACGGATGGTTTCCAGACTTTGATGAAATTTCACAATTAGAAAAGTTAAGAAATTGTTACGGATTTCTTATTTATCTTTCTCGCGATATGCCTATAATCGCTAATGGACTATCTAATGTTGTAAATTTGAAATGCACAATTGGTGATTTGGACTATGATTCAGACGACGATGAAGATGATGCCTATGATTGGGACGATAGTAGGTTTTGCGAACCAATTTTTCAGTCTTTAGATCGACTAGAATCACTTTCTTTCAAGATTGATACACAATGTGCACCTCTACGACGAGCAATTGGATTTCCATCAAGTCTAAAAAGATTGGAACTGCTTCTTTTCCCGTTTGGTGAACCTTTGAGAAGTCTTTCGACTATTGGGGAGCTGCCCAATCTCGAAATATTCAATATATATAGTTGCTTCTTTTATACGAGCAAGTGGGATGTCAAGGACGGAGAATTTCCTAAGCTTAAAGTCTTAAAAATTTTCCTTATGGATGATATTGAATGGAATGTTTCAGCTAATGCTTTCCCGAGCCTCCAGCAAATATGTTTGAGTTATTGTAGAAATCTAGAGATACCTTCTAGTTTTGGGTGTTTGAATTCACTAAATTTGCTTGACGTGCACTGTTGCTGCAAATATTCTACGGAAGGTGATAATAGAACAACTGAGGAATCTGCTATGAAGATTAAGGAAATACAAATTGAAGAAATGGCAAATTTCGATTTCAAACTCATTATATCAGAAAATGATGAGCGAGATGATTATCTTTTGACTTTCTGATATTTTTGTGCCAAAGCtacatttataattttatatttatgcTCTCTTTATTCCAGCTTATGTAACATCTTCGCTCTttaaataatcaaataaacatTTTATTTTGACTACGTCATAACTAATGTTATACGGCTTTGAtgtaacttttaatttttatgagtttcattttggaaaaaaaaaagatagcCATTATTGTGTAAAAGCAAAATGAAAGTTAAATCTATTTGATTTATCTTATAAGCCAAATCATTAAGCTCTACATGACTTATTTTATTCACCTAGATCCAGATAAAAAGTTGCTTTGGCCGTTAATTATAAGCCAAATCATCAAGCTTCCTCCTAATTGAACTCATTTGTGATTGCTAAAATATCTTTCATCAAATGCAACATGAATACAACTTCAAATGTTTGACAAGCCCTGAGATATCCCATTACCTTTACTCTTTCATCTGTAGAATATGCATCAAGAACGAGCGATTTAAGAATATCAAGAATAGAGCCAAACATAAGAATAAAATTAGTGAAAGATTTAAAGTGAGATTCCCAATGAGTACCACATGCTCTTGAAAGACCAAGTTCTTGATTCAATCCCCTACCGGTTGTAAGCTCACCCATATCTAATGCCTCTTGAATTCTTTCTTTTGAGATTCTCGAAATTCATCTATACGCTTAAAAGAGGATCCcaatatattcaaaatatttaaaaccaaTACTAAAAGTTCTCCCACTTGAAGACATTTCTTAGAAACCGCAACAAGGTTAAGTTGAAGTTGATGAGAAAAATAATGAATTGGGATGAGCCGATCTACTTTCTCGCTTAATCAACATTTTAAGACCATTAATCTCACTTTGCATATTTCATGCCCCATCGCAATATTGTCCACGCACATATGATAGACTTAACGAGTGTTGAGCAAGTAAATTAACAATTGCACTCTTCAAAGATTAAGCACTAATATTTTGAACATGAACTACATCAATAAGTCGCTCCATCACAAATCTCATTCTATCAACATACCGCAAGACAATAGCCATTTCCTCCTTGCGTGACGCATCAAAAGATTCATCAACTAGCAAGGCAAAGTAATCACCATTTAATTTCTCAATTATAGCTTTAGATGTTTCTATCTTACATGCAGTAATAATGTCTTTCTGAATCATTGGAGAAGTCATTTGATCATTTTGAGGAGCATGTTCCAGTACATAATCACGAATATTATCACACACTTTTACATACCATGAGAGAGTTTGAAGAAAATTACCCTTACTAAGTGAAGATTTAGATTCATTATGACCTCGAAATGCTAATCCTTGAGTTATAAGAAGCCATACTACATTAACTGGAGCAGTTAAGCGGACCAAATACTCGTGCTTAAGTTGATTAGATTGCCTCTCAAATGAAGATTGAACATACAattgttgccgcaaatcttgacaTTTCTTTTTTGACTCATTGTGAATGCTACTCGACCCATATTTATCAAAACTTTTCTTTTTATGCCAACTCTTAAACTATATACTT
Encoded proteins:
- the LOC104104759 gene encoding putative late blight resistance protein homolog R1C-3; translation: MELWNTAPPVILGYEDEAETLLNRLVGGPKELDIVPIVGMSGLGKTTLATKLYSHETVIQHYDVRSWCCITQVYDRKEVLLKIWRGLGMLNTAKKENDHTELADELRNFLKGKRYLIVVDDLWSVDAWDDLRTIFPDDNKGSRLVLITRLDEVACYASTNPHHLRNLTEDESWELLKKIVFEDQERCPDELEVIGNEIATSCSGLPLAIVLISGLLTRREKEEDYWKEIALNLSTNLFHDVKWLMEVIELSYNDLPHHLRPCFLYFGTFSEDAQIPVHKLIQSWICEGFIPYNELKSMDHVATDYLMDLVGRNLVMFAKTSYYLRRPQLIGVHDLLHQFCMVKATEEIHLRRFRESQTYNYDHYPQFATDMPSRLLVDHSDDFIKCEGIHSLRFTYYTCLNSTKLFEDSFEAFKLLTVLDLEKVNVGNSFPYRIVFLICLRYLEISGDFEEIPLDISCLVNLETMIVHSNPIEVCTKLPNTIWDLFNLRHLEVYGWFPDFDEISQLEKLRNCYGFLIYLSRDMPIIANGLSNVVNLKCTIGDLDYDSDDDEDDAYDWDDSRFCEPIFQSLDRLESLSFKIDTQCAPLRRAIGFPSSLKRLELLLFPFGEPLRSLSTIGELPNLEIFNIYSCFFYTSKWDVKDGEFPKLKVLKIFLMDDIEWNVSANAFPSLQQICLSYCRNLEIPSSFGCLNSLNLLDVHCCCKYSTEGDNRTTEESAMKIKEIQIEEMANFDFKLIISENDERDDYLLTF